A window of Mucilaginibacter paludis DSM 18603 contains these coding sequences:
- the mobC gene encoding plasmid mobilization relaxosome protein MobC, giving the protein MTRKKVNEPEDLLSRNLIIRVTESTYNRLEKLREDSNNLSIAAVARKILSGQKINLYHHDVSLNPIMEELALIRKELKAIGVNINQITRSFNQDRTGTSRAYHVTKVAELYKQVDIKVDRLLKIISKLAEKWLQK; this is encoded by the coding sequence ATGACACGAAAGAAAGTGAACGAACCCGAAGACCTGCTCAGCCGAAACCTGATTATCCGGGTTACTGAAAGCACCTATAACCGGCTCGAAAAATTAAGGGAAGACAGCAATAATCTTTCTATAGCAGCGGTGGCCCGAAAGATCCTGTCCGGCCAAAAAATCAACCTTTACCACCATGATGTTTCGCTAAACCCAATCATGGAAGAACTGGCCCTTATCCGAAAGGAACTGAAAGCGATTGGCGTAAACATCAACCAGATCACCCGCAGCTTTAACCAGGACAGAACCGGAACCAGCCGGGCCTACCATGTTACCAAAGTAGCAGAACTCTATAAACAGGTGGATATAAAGGTAGACCGCCTGCTAAAGATCATTTCCAAACTCGCAGAAAAATGGTTGCAAAAATAA
- a CDS encoding relaxase/mobilization nuclease domain-containing protein, protein MVAKISTGKSIRGMLHYNENKVTAGEASLILASGFAGEIEKMNFNQKLQRFNHLTELKPNVKTNALHISLNFDASENLSNAKLQDIAIAYMERIGFGDQPFLVYRHDDAAHQHIHIATTNITAAGERIDLHNIGKLLSEPARKSTEQEFKLVRAESRKFKQEPGIKPADLTKAQYGQLPTKRAISNVVTAVTRDYKYTSLAELNAVLKSFNVVALRGAEHTAMFEKKGLMFSLIDKNGKALGVPIKASSFYSKPTLRNLEKKFEKNIEKRKVYKEPLKNAIDQTLRKYTAISKSTFVAELKNYNIQVAFRSNEQGRTYGITYINHGNKSVFNGSDLGKAYSAKALIEQFTTTDKLKVKPQQTSLLTKNRPSVNLLEKEQKDLPNLLHREPDKLLQSLLKNPNREDGSPLMPRKKRKKRKGMRF, encoded by the coding sequence ATGGTTGCAAAAATAAGTACCGGCAAAAGTATCAGGGGGATGTTGCACTACAATGAGAACAAGGTAACAGCCGGAGAAGCCAGCCTGATCCTGGCCAGCGGGTTTGCGGGAGAGATAGAAAAAATGAATTTCAATCAGAAGCTGCAACGCTTCAACCACCTCACCGAACTTAAGCCCAATGTCAAAACCAATGCCCTGCACATTTCGCTGAACTTTGATGCCAGTGAAAATTTGAGCAATGCCAAATTACAGGACATCGCCATCGCCTATATGGAAAGGATAGGTTTTGGTGACCAGCCTTTCCTGGTCTACCGCCATGACGATGCCGCGCACCAGCACATCCATATTGCCACGACTAACATTACAGCTGCAGGCGAACGCATCGACCTGCACAACATCGGTAAACTCCTATCTGAACCCGCCCGGAAGTCCACCGAGCAGGAGTTTAAGCTTGTAAGAGCCGAAAGCAGGAAGTTCAAGCAGGAACCCGGCATTAAGCCAGCGGACTTGACCAAAGCACAATATGGACAGTTACCCACCAAACGGGCGATCAGCAATGTGGTGACAGCGGTAACAAGGGATTATAAATACACCAGCCTTGCCGAACTCAATGCGGTACTTAAAAGCTTTAATGTAGTGGCCCTGCGTGGTGCCGAGCATACCGCCATGTTTGAAAAAAAGGGCCTGATGTTCTCTTTGATAGATAAAAACGGTAAAGCGCTGGGAGTTCCGATCAAAGCCAGCTCCTTTTATAGCAAACCAACGCTAAGGAACCTGGAAAAGAAGTTTGAGAAAAACATTGAAAAGCGCAAGGTCTACAAAGAGCCGTTAAAGAACGCCATTGATCAAACGCTTCGAAAATATACCGCCATCAGCAAGTCGACCTTTGTGGCAGAGCTCAAAAACTACAACATCCAGGTGGCTTTCCGCAGTAATGAACAAGGCCGCACCTATGGCATCACTTATATAAATCACGGTAATAAATCAGTCTTTAATGGCAGCGACCTGGGCAAGGCGTACAGTGCAAAAGCATTAATAGAGCAGTTCACCACTACGGATAAATTAAAAGTTAAACCGCAACAAACATCATTGCTTACCAAAAACAGGCCATCAGTTAACCTGCTGGAAAAGGAACAGAAAGACCTGCCGAACCTTTTGCACAGGGAACCCGATAAATTATTGCAGTCCCTGCTGAAAAACCCGAACAGAGAAGACGGCAGCCCGCTTATGCCAAGGAAAAAAAGAAAGAAACGCAAGGGTATGCGCTTCTGA
- the mobC gene encoding conjugal transfer protein MobC produces the protein MQTGEDTQGLRKIIDFTRLISLFILSIHFYISCYAAFQAWHLTAEITTRIVLNIGKTGLFMGMLKPKLAALVFLLISLIGAKGKKEEKIRKDTIAIYLGAGLLLYFISSLCFYLNASAIIITISYIGLTAIGYLLILTGGVRLSRLISLGLTKDIFNTENETFPQEERLLENEYSVNLPARYALRKKIRNSWINFINPFRGLLVVGTPGAGKSYFVIRHVIDQHLKKGFSMFIYDFKFDDLTKIAYNKLIKYKGNFKVKPQFYLINFDDLSRTHRSNPLDPQSMEDITDATEASRTILLGLNRDWIKKQGEFFVESPINFLTAIIWYLRRYRDGRYCTLPHVIELMQADYEELFPLLKEEEEIKVLINPFISAYQNKATDQLEGQVASAKISLARLSSPQLYYVLSGNDFTLDINNPKSPKIVCMGNNPQKLQTYGAVLSLYISRVIKLANRKNQLKSSLIFDEFPTIYFNNIDSLIATARSNKVSTTLGIQDYSQLKKDYGREQAEVIMNIVGNIISGQVTGDTAKQLSERLGKIMQERNSVSINSSDTSVSKSTQLEFAVPASKISGLSSGSFVGMVADNPDEKIELKIFHSEIQNDHAAIKAEEDNYQPIPAVANVSTLDVEENYKTIKADIADLIEREIGILTARKEALDAAKQEVKEHAEAEVTPSAVASKEIIKTGSKSPGKRQSRKVKRMLTQRKKSDINQQSLKERPVSR, from the coding sequence ATGCAAACCGGAGAAGACACCCAGGGACTAAGAAAGATCATCGACTTTACAAGGCTCATCAGCCTGTTCATACTTAGTATCCATTTTTACATCAGCTGTTATGCCGCCTTTCAGGCCTGGCACCTCACAGCGGAGATCACTACCCGCATTGTGCTCAATATCGGAAAGACCGGGCTTTTTATGGGCATGCTCAAACCAAAGCTGGCAGCACTCGTATTTCTGCTCATTTCCCTGATCGGTGCCAAAGGTAAAAAGGAAGAAAAAATCAGAAAGGATACGATTGCCATTTATCTCGGGGCGGGCTTGCTGTTATATTTTATCAGCAGCTTATGTTTCTATCTAAATGCTTCGGCGATAATTATTACCATCAGCTATATCGGGCTAACTGCTATTGGTTATTTGCTAATCCTTACCGGTGGTGTAAGGCTATCCCGCCTGATTAGCCTGGGACTAACCAAAGACATTTTTAATACCGAAAACGAAACCTTCCCGCAGGAAGAACGGCTATTGGAAAATGAATACTCTGTTAACCTACCGGCACGCTATGCCCTTAGAAAGAAGATCCGCAACTCCTGGATCAATTTTATCAACCCATTCCGGGGCTTGCTTGTTGTTGGTACGCCCGGTGCCGGTAAATCTTATTTTGTTATCCGCCATGTGATCGACCAGCACCTAAAAAAAGGGTTTTCCATGTTCATCTATGATTTCAAGTTCGATGACCTGACGAAGATCGCCTACAACAAGCTGATCAAATACAAGGGAAATTTTAAGGTTAAGCCGCAATTCTACCTGATCAACTTCGATGATCTTTCCCGTACCCATCGGAGTAACCCACTTGACCCGCAAAGCATGGAAGACATTACCGATGCAACCGAAGCGTCAAGGACGATCCTTTTGGGCCTGAACAGGGACTGGATCAAAAAGCAGGGCGAGTTCTTTGTAGAAAGCCCCATTAACTTTTTAACGGCTATTATATGGTATTTGCGCAGATACCGTGACGGCAGGTATTGTACGCTGCCACATGTGATCGAACTCATGCAGGCCGACTATGAAGAGCTGTTTCCATTATTAAAGGAAGAGGAAGAAATTAAGGTGCTGATCAATCCGTTTATCTCAGCCTACCAGAACAAAGCGACCGATCAGTTGGAGGGACAGGTAGCCAGTGCTAAGATCAGTCTGGCCCGGTTATCTTCACCGCAACTGTATTACGTGTTATCCGGCAATGATTTCACGCTGGACATCAACAACCCGAAATCACCCAAGATCGTTTGCATGGGCAATAATCCGCAGAAGCTGCAAACCTACGGCGCGGTGCTATCGCTCTACATATCCAGGGTGATCAAACTGGCGAACAGGAAGAACCAACTCAAAAGCAGCCTGATCTTTGATGAGTTCCCTACCATCTATTTTAATAACATAGACAGCCTGATTGCTACAGCCCGTTCAAATAAGGTATCTACCACTTTAGGCATCCAGGATTATAGCCAGCTCAAAAAAGATTACGGGCGAGAACAGGCTGAGGTGATCATGAACATTGTCGGCAATATCATCAGCGGGCAGGTGACCGGCGATACTGCCAAGCAGCTTTCCGAGCGGCTGGGCAAGATCATGCAGGAGCGCAATAGTGTGAGCATCAATAGTTCCGATACATCAGTCAGTAAATCAACGCAACTGGAGTTTGCCGTACCTGCTTCAAAGATCTCCGGCCTGTCTTCAGGTTCATTTGTAGGCATGGTGGCAGATAACCCGGACGAAAAGATCGAGCTGAAGATATTTCACAGCGAGATACAGAATGACCATGCGGCTATCAAGGCTGAGGAAGATAATTACCAACCCATTCCGGCTGTTGCAAACGTAAGCACATTGGATGTGGAAGAGAATTACAAGACGATCAAAGCAGATATTGCTGACCTGATAGAAAGAGAAATTGGCATACTGACTGCAAGAAAAGAAGCGCTGGATGCGGCAAAGCAAGAAGTCAAGGAGCACGCCGAAGCGGAGGTTACGCCCTCTGCTGTTGCGTCGAAAGAAATTATAAAAACAGGCAGTAAAAGCCCTGGAAAACGGCAATCCAGGAAAGTAAAAAGAATGTTGACCCAACGCAAGAAAAGCGATATTAATCAACAGAGTTTAAAAGAACGGCCGGTATCGAGATAG
- a CDS encoding polyprenyl synthetase family protein: MLSIDEIKRPIAAEIDVFEEKFKTSMQSSVPLLDRITHYIVKRKGKQIRPMFLFLSASLCGGINESTHRGAALVELLHTATLVHDDVVDNSYQRRGFFSINALWKNKIAVLVGDFLLSKGLLLSIENNDFHLLKIVSEAVRQMSEGELLQIEKVRRMDIDEPVYYDVIRQKTASLIASCCACGAASSGADDATVEKMRLFGEKIGIAFQIKDDMFDFGTDDVGKPLGIDIKEKKITLPLIYALNHTTPTEKKRVINLVKNHNDDAQKIAEIINFVKQTGGLEYAESQMKLYQDEAFEILHAFPDSESRRSLEQLVRFTTERNK; this comes from the coding sequence ATGCTGAGCATCGACGAGATAAAAAGACCCATAGCTGCAGAGATTGATGTTTTTGAGGAAAAGTTTAAAACCTCAATGCAGAGTTCCGTTCCGTTGCTCGACAGGATAACCCATTACATTGTAAAACGTAAAGGGAAGCAAATACGCCCTATGTTTTTGTTTTTGTCGGCAAGCTTATGTGGCGGCATCAATGAGTCTACCCATCGCGGGGCGGCTTTGGTTGAATTGCTGCACACGGCCACACTGGTTCATGATGATGTGGTTGATAACTCGTACCAGCGCCGGGGCTTCTTTTCTATCAACGCTTTATGGAAAAACAAGATAGCCGTTTTGGTGGGCGATTTCCTGCTCTCAAAAGGTTTATTGTTGTCTATCGAGAATAATGATTTTCACCTGCTTAAAATTGTATCAGAAGCCGTGAGGCAGATGAGCGAAGGCGAGTTGTTGCAGATAGAAAAGGTAAGGCGGATGGATATTGATGAGCCGGTTTACTACGATGTGATCCGCCAGAAAACGGCGTCGCTCATAGCTTCATGCTGCGCTTGTGGCGCGGCGTCTTCCGGAGCCGATGATGCCACAGTAGAGAAAATGCGCCTGTTTGGCGAAAAAATAGGCATCGCTTTCCAGATTAAAGACGATATGTTCGACTTTGGTACCGATGATGTTGGCAAGCCCTTAGGCATCGACATTAAAGAGAAAAAAATAACCCTGCCGCTAATCTACGCCCTGAACCATACAACGCCTACCGAAAAGAAACGGGTGATTAACCTGGTGAAAAATCATAACGACGATGCCCAAAAAATTGCCGAGATCATCAACTTTGTAAAGCAAACCGGCGGACTGGAATATGCTGAGAGCCAGATGAAGCTATACCAGGATGAGGCTTTCGAGATATTGCACGCCTTTCCGGATAGCGAATCAAGGCGCTCGTTAGAGCAACTGGTGCGTTTTACTACCGAAAGGAATAAGTAG
- a CDS encoding RNA polymerase sigma-70 factor produces MTVNTVQQDITSWLSGDDAAYRRVFDYFYNKLYQTCYKATKAREDSEEMVMNVFLNIWQHRAELAHIDDFEKYLFRSTRNQIADFQRKNILQTQDIDTLPLEQLGSADHPELTFKELEQVYHLALNRLPEKQREVFLMSREQGLSQKQIAEKKNISPSTVNNHITSAMKIIRNDMGEYSEALPLILLVTAYSIS; encoded by the coding sequence ATGACGGTGAATACTGTGCAGCAGGATATTACAAGTTGGCTTAGCGGCGATGATGCCGCCTACCGTCGTGTTTTCGATTATTTTTACAATAAACTATACCAGACCTGTTATAAAGCTACCAAAGCCCGTGAGGACAGCGAGGAAATGGTCATGAATGTTTTTCTGAACATCTGGCAGCACCGGGCTGAACTTGCACATATCGATGATTTTGAAAAATACCTGTTCCGCTCAACAAGAAATCAAATTGCCGATTTCCAGCGTAAGAATATTTTACAGACCCAGGATATAGACACCCTGCCACTGGAACAATTGGGCAGTGCCGATCATCCTGAACTGACCTTTAAAGAACTGGAACAAGTCTATCACCTGGCATTGAACAGACTGCCGGAGAAACAACGGGAAGTATTTTTGATGAGCCGGGAACAAGGGTTAAGCCAGAAACAGATCGCCGAGAAAAAAAACATTTCTCCCAGTACGGTTAATAACCACATCACCTCGGCGATGAAAATTATTCGCAATGATATGGGAGAATACTCAGAGGCTTTACCTCTGATATTACTCGTTACCGCCTACTCCATTTCCTGA
- the cdaA gene encoding diadenylate cyclase CdaA: MQLHDLTSFNFTFFDVLDILIVAIIIYQLYNLIRGTIAANIFIGLAVICVMYFVVHALQMRLLTKILENFMNVGIIALIVVFQQEIRRFLLLVGKNASLQRNKAWWRYFFGKNQDEKNNLARIKPILDACKSLKQTHTGALIVFAKYYDEQFYQNSCEIVDAKISKRLLESIFQKTSPLHDGAVVIAENKIKAASCILPLTDNTDLPPQFGLRHRAGIGVSEANDATAIIISEETGELSYAKHGRVKMNIGFAELEKLLNKDF; this comes from the coding sequence ATGCAACTGCACGATCTCACTTCATTCAATTTTACCTTTTTTGATGTGCTTGATATCTTGATCGTAGCCATCATTATATACCAGCTTTACAATTTAATCAGGGGAACCATAGCGGCTAATATTTTTATTGGTTTGGCGGTTATCTGCGTGATGTACTTTGTGGTACATGCCCTGCAAATGCGCTTGCTTACCAAAATATTAGAAAACTTTATGAACGTGGGCATTATTGCGCTCATTGTGGTTTTTCAGCAGGAGATCAGGAGGTTTTTGCTGCTGGTAGGTAAAAACGCGTCCCTACAGCGTAATAAGGCCTGGTGGCGTTATTTTTTTGGTAAAAACCAGGATGAGAAAAATAACCTGGCCCGTATTAAACCTATTTTGGATGCCTGCAAAAGTTTAAAGCAAACCCATACCGGCGCGCTTATTGTTTTTGCCAAATATTACGATGAGCAATTTTATCAAAACAGTTGCGAAATTGTGGATGCCAAAATATCAAAACGTTTACTGGAAAGCATCTTTCAAAAAACCAGCCCTCTGCATGACGGCGCTGTGGTAATAGCCGAGAATAAGATTAAAGCCGCCAGTTGTATTTTACCGCTCACAGATAATACTGACCTGCCGCCGCAATTTGGCTTGCGCCACAGGGCTGGTATTGGTGTATCTGAAGCCAACGATGCCACTGCTATCATCATCTCCGAAGAAACCGGCGAACTATCGTACGCCAAACACGGCCGGGTGAAAATGAATATCGGCTTTGCCGAGTTGGAGAAACTGTTAAATAAAGATTTTTAA
- a CDS encoding BrxA/BrxB family bacilliredoxin has product MYPEYLVAPMREDLTKVGFEELKDADAVKQAIEAEGTVFVMVNSVCGCAAANARPAAKIASQSDKHPDKFVTVFAGMEKEAVDAARNYMLPYPPSSPSMALFKDGKLVHIIERHQIEGRPAQMIADNLIGAFEQYC; this is encoded by the coding sequence ATGTATCCGGAATATTTAGTAGCCCCTATGCGGGAAGATTTAACCAAAGTTGGTTTTGAAGAGTTAAAAGATGCTGATGCAGTGAAACAAGCTATTGAAGCAGAAGGTACCGTATTTGTGATGGTTAACTCCGTATGCGGATGCGCTGCTGCCAATGCCCGCCCTGCGGCCAAAATTGCCAGCCAAAGCGACAAACACCCCGATAAGTTTGTTACTGTGTTTGCAGGCATGGAAAAAGAGGCTGTTGATGCCGCCCGCAACTACATGTTGCCTTATCCTCCGTCGTCGCCGTCAATGGCCTTATTTAAGGATGGCAAACTGGTACACATTATTGAGCGTCATCAAATTGAAGGCCGTCCGGCACAAATGATAGCCGATAACCTGATAGGTGCATTTGAACAATATTGCTAA
- a CDS encoding M1 family metallopeptidase, which translates to MNKTRLCILFFAGAMCVPAKLLAQNNQLPDPLLKIYRETPPKINDLVHTKLDVHFDYQKHYLYGKEWVTIKPHAYPTDSLRLDAKGMDIKNISIVKNGVLSPLKFKYDSLTLAITLDKKYNNSETYQVYIAYTAKPDGLKAKGSAAINDAKGLYFINSDGADPSKPIQIWTQGESESSSAWFPTIDKPNQKTTDEITMTVPAKYVTLSNGRLASQKANTDGTRTDTWKMELPHAPYLFMMAVGDFKIYKDKWRDKEVSYYLEPKYAPYAKEIFGFTPEVMEFYSQKLGIDYPWNKYAQIVVRDYVSGAMENTTATLHGEQVQATARELIDGKPESETDIVHELFHQWFGDYVTTESWSNLTVNESFADFSETLWAEHKHGQDAGDDHNYQAMQQYLSNLDAANKPLVRFHYEDKEDVFDVVTYQKGGRILNMLRNYLGEDIFFKGLHIYLSQNAFKTGEAQQLRLALEEASGLDLSWFFNQWYYRPGHPLLNVSYGWDEAAKTQTVYLKQSQDGDAFVLPMAIDIYAGGKKERYKVWMKSKSDTLTFKTALRPDLVNIDADRVILAKKTDSKTLDQLAFQYFNAPLYGDRFEAIDSADRQQELGNPAAQKILLAALKDKYAGLRIKAISAINLSNPTVRNAALPILTDLIKNDEKTLVKAAAIDALVPLHNFDNLPLFKAAIGSQSYAIQAAALTGIGTLDPADALKIAKDFEKDNNDALAEAIVALYIHNGGNAEFPFISQTFKKAGVQLKFNMLRDYVKMLGRINDTETVKESVADLKAMAIRYKTYNVNPYLIQMLEDVKKDKSTLAKDTASPVKEQLIIQTDYISTVINEIKKL; encoded by the coding sequence ATGAATAAAACCAGGCTCTGTATCCTGTTTTTTGCCGGCGCTATGTGCGTTCCGGCAAAGCTGTTAGCGCAAAATAACCAACTTCCAGACCCTTTGTTAAAAATATACAGGGAAACGCCGCCCAAAATTAACGACCTGGTACACACCAAACTCGATGTGCATTTTGACTACCAAAAGCATTACCTGTACGGTAAGGAATGGGTTACCATAAAGCCCCATGCCTACCCTACCGATTCGTTACGGCTTGATGCCAAAGGCATGGATATTAAAAATATATCCATCGTAAAAAACGGCGTGCTTAGCCCGTTAAAGTTTAAATATGATAGCCTTACACTGGCCATTACACTTGATAAAAAATATAACAACAGCGAAACTTACCAGGTTTACATTGCTTACACCGCTAAGCCCGATGGTTTAAAAGCCAAGGGCAGTGCTGCCATTAATGATGCCAAGGGCCTTTATTTTATTAATTCCGACGGGGCCGATCCATCCAAACCTATCCAGATCTGGACACAGGGCGAAAGCGAAAGCTCATCGGCCTGGTTCCCTACTATCGATAAGCCCAACCAAAAAACCACCGACGAGATCACCATGACCGTTCCGGCTAAGTATGTAACCTTATCTAACGGCAGGCTGGCATCGCAAAAAGCAAATACCGACGGCACGCGTACCGATACCTGGAAGATGGAATTACCTCATGCCCCCTATTTATTTATGATGGCCGTTGGTGATTTTAAAATATATAAAGATAAATGGCGAGACAAAGAGGTAAGTTATTACCTGGAGCCGAAATACGCGCCTTATGCCAAGGAGATTTTCGGCTTTACGCCCGAGGTAATGGAGTTTTATTCGCAAAAACTGGGTATTGATTACCCCTGGAACAAATACGCCCAGATCGTGGTACGCGATTACGTAAGCGGGGCCATGGAAAATACCACCGCTACCCTGCACGGCGAGCAGGTGCAAGCTACCGCCCGCGAATTGATTGACGGCAAGCCCGAAAGCGAAACCGATATTGTACATGAGCTTTTTCACCAGTGGTTTGGCGATTACGTAACCACCGAAAGCTGGAGCAATTTAACGGTGAACGAATCATTTGCCGATTTTAGCGAAACCTTATGGGCCGAGCATAAACATGGCCAGGATGCCGGCGACGACCACAACTACCAGGCCATGCAGCAATACCTGAGCAACCTTGATGCAGCAAACAAGCCACTGGTGAGATTCCATTATGAGGATAAGGAAGATGTTTTTGATGTAGTTACTTACCAAAAGGGCGGCCGTATACTCAACATGTTACGCAATTATTTGGGCGAAGATATTTTTTTTAAGGGGCTGCACATCTACCTCAGCCAAAACGCTTTTAAAACCGGCGAAGCGCAACAGTTGCGCCTGGCACTGGAGGAAGCAAGCGGACTCGATCTGAGCTGGTTTTTTAACCAGTGGTATTACCGGCCAGGCCACCCTTTGCTAAACGTGAGCTATGGATGGGATGAGGCGGCTAAAACTCAAACCGTTTATTTAAAACAAAGCCAGGACGGCGACGCTTTTGTATTGCCCATGGCTATTGATATTTATGCCGGAGGCAAAAAGGAGCGGTATAAAGTTTGGATGAAGAGCAAATCAGACACCCTAACCTTCAAAACAGCCTTGCGGCCCGATTTGGTTAATATTGACGCGGACAGGGTTATCCTGGCCAAAAAAACCGATAGCAAAACACTCGACCAACTGGCGTTTCAGTATTTTAACGCTCCGCTGTATGGCGATCGATTTGAGGCCATCGACTCTGCCGACAGGCAACAGGAACTGGGCAACCCGGCAGCACAGAAAATACTGCTTGCCGCCTTAAAGGATAAATATGCGGGCCTACGTATTAAGGCTATCAGCGCCATCAATTTATCTAATCCAACGGTACGTAACGCTGCCCTGCCCATCCTAACCGATCTGATAAAAAACGACGAAAAAACTTTGGTTAAGGCGGCTGCTATTGATGCATTGGTTCCATTGCATAATTTTGATAACCTGCCCTTGTTTAAAGCGGCTATCGGCAGCCAATCTTACGCCATACAGGCGGCAGCTTTAACCGGAATAGGCACGCTGGATCCTGCCGACGCACTCAAAATAGCCAAAGACTTTGAAAAAGATAATAACGATGCCCTGGCCGAAGCCATTGTAGCCCTCTATATCCATAACGGAGGCAATGCTGAATTTCCGTTTATCAGCCAAACCTTTAAAAAGGCAGGCGTGCAGCTTAAGTTTAATATGTTGCGCGATTACGTAAAAATGCTGGGCCGCATCAATGATACCGAAACGGTAAAAGAGTCTGTGGCCGACCTGAAAGCGATGGCGATAAGATACAAAACCTACAATGTAAACCCCTACCTGATACAGATGCTTGAGGATGTAAAAAAAGATAAAAGCACCTTAGCGAAAGACACTGCCTCGCCCGTAAAAGAACAGTTAATTATTCAGACAGATTATATTTCTACGGTGATTAACGAAATCAAAAAGCTTTAG
- a CDS encoding M23 family metallopeptidase, translated as MNIKHTDITTIIVLNKNKQHTKSLQIKTKHLNRLWHYGFGILAVVVCLIGGILYLKHQNENKEAEKKLLMAQLIKLKGAVAAPKADKGVSAQTYIQSIQLKLQQINEYLRKRGLKGFSTKGVGSSGAADGAKLSDKDVYLNYDEYLGRLVSAVGYTPMGYPRISSFTSFFGYRSDPFNTGSAEFHPGIDFKGQKGDEVKCTANGSVVFAGWYGGYGNCVRVAHGNNLETLYGHLSRIIVKVGQQVAVGEKVGEVGSTGHSTGTHLHYEVRKNGRPVNPVNFLTLNK; from the coding sequence ATGAATATAAAACACACTGATATTACAACCATTATTGTTTTAAACAAAAATAAGCAGCATACCAAATCTCTTCAAATTAAAACAAAGCATTTAAACCGGCTTTGGCATTATGGTTTCGGTATTTTAGCTGTTGTGGTTTGCCTTATAGGCGGTATTTTATACCTGAAACATCAAAATGAAAACAAGGAAGCAGAGAAAAAGCTGCTGATGGCCCAGCTTATTAAGTTAAAGGGGGCTGTTGCCGCACCAAAGGCAGATAAGGGTGTTTCGGCCCAAACCTATATCCAATCTATCCAGCTTAAATTGCAGCAAATTAACGAATATCTGCGCAAGCGGGGCTTAAAAGGCTTTTCAACCAAAGGGGTTGGCAGCAGCGGGGCCGCTGATGGTGCAAAGCTATCCGATAAGGATGTATACCTTAATTACGACGAGTATTTGGGCCGTTTGGTGTCTGCGGTAGGTTATACACCGATGGGCTACCCGCGTATTAGCTCGTTTACCTCGTTTTTTGGCTACCGGAGCGATCCCTTTAATACGGGCAGTGCCGAGTTTCATCCTGGTATTGATTTTAAGGGCCAAAAGGGCGACGAAGTTAAATGTACTGCAAATGGCAGTGTTGTTTTTGCGGGATGGTACGGCGGTTACGGTAATTGTGTTAGGGTGGCGCATGGTAATAATTTAGAAACCCTGTACGGCCATCTTTCACGTATTATTGTAAAAGTAGGCCAGCAGGTAGCCGTTGGCGAAAAAGTTGGCGAGGTAGGCTCAACAGGGCATTCAACCGGAACGCACCTACATTACGAAGTACGCAAAAATGGCAGGCCAGTTAATCCCGTTAATTTTTTGACGCTGAATAAATGA